Below is a window of Salmo trutta chromosome 35, fSalTru1.1, whole genome shotgun sequence DNA.
CATAAGGTGTTAGTTATCTGGTCTTTTCGATAGTAACTTTATGTAGGTGTGTATCTTATTCCATTGTGTCTAAACTATCCCTCTTTGCAGGCTTTCCAAGTGTGGGATAAAATGCCGGCGATTGTAAGTAAAAATTCCGACATGGAGTTCGACTCTCTACAACCCTGCTTCTACCCGGGTGAGGATGACTTCTATTTCTGCGGTCCCGACTCTGCGCCACCCGGAGAGGACATCTGGAAGAAATTCGAGTTGCTGCCCACGCCGCCCCTCTCCCCGAGCCGAGCGGCGCTACCGGGGGAGCTGGCCTTTGCGTCCGGGGGGGACAGGGGCGACTCGGCAGCAGGTTCTATGGGTTTTGGATTAGGCGACCCGCTGGGCTGCGACTGGGCTTCAGAGCTCCTGTTCCTGCCCGAAGACGATATTTGGGGCGCGTCGGACGGAGACCTGTTCGGCGGCTGCTCCGCTTTGTATAGTAACCCCAACTCCATCATCATTCAGGACTGTATGTGGAGCGGCTTCTCGGCCAGGGAAAAGCTCCAGAGGGTGGTCACAGAGAAGCTAGGCAAAGCCATCTCCACCGCGACTGCCTGTGGAGTTAGTAAACATGTCACTACCGCCGCCGCCATCACAACCAAGGCGCCGGAGCTGAGTGTGGACCCGACGATAGTCTTCCCTTTCCCCATCAACAAAAGAAacggtagcagcagcagcagatgtCCACCTGGGACGGCCCCCGCCACTACTGCCCACTGTAGCGCAGAGGAAACTCCGAGCGACTCCGGTAAGCAGATACCTTTGGCGAGGATGAATGCGCACAATAGCTTTTGTTTTCGTTACGGTGCCTACAGTACAACAGCAGATAGCCTAATAACACAATACTCATCCACAAACCGAGTTTTATTTGGTTGAATTGACGTCATTCTgccacattattattattgttattattattaattttagGCTAGTGCTAATTGTGGTGATTGAAAGTTCATATGACAGGCACAGAATCGGATTACGTAGTTAGGTTCCACATGCCGGCAGTAAATGGTGGTGACACAGTGCGCGAGAGGGTTTATGTAATAGGCAGGCGCTTCATCCGGCAGATAGCTGTAAAATTGGGGGATTGTGTGCATTACTAACGTAGACCCAGTTGGCATCCAACAAAAAGACACCGAACAACTAGGTATACGGGCTGTAAAGGGCAATGAAGGCTCTACTTGACCCCTCGGCGCAGGCGGACAGACAGAAGTAAACGGACTTATTGATAAGGTTCGTTGGAGGCTATGATTAAGCACTTTACGCAAGGATTTGGAAATAACAAGGGCTCCATAGGTGTGAAATTGCTTAGGCCTATTCAATGTTCAACCCGGGTAAACTAGACGTCATTTTGTAAAATGGCATTTATAGCGACTATTGTGTTCGGTGTTGAGGATGTGCGTGGGTGTGGTTTGTAAAGGGGGTCGGTCGATAACAACAAAGTGGACAATAAAACCTTTGTAATAACAGGATAATAGGTTCTTCGAACATTCTTAAATGCTCCATCTATCGTTGAGCATAACATGTATCGTTTGGCAACTACCATGGAAGTCTGGTGGGATTTACGAAAAACCCACGTGAGTCTTTACTATAGTTCTTTGTGGCGCGTCTGTGAAACGGTAGTGAAAAAAGAGAAAGACTTCCAACTTGGCCGCGCCGCCTCGAGGCTCGAGCTGTAGTGCCTTGCCAAAACACACCCCCTTTGACCGGCCCGCGGGCGGAAgaaagagagctggagagaggaggaggagggcccaTTTTCTTTAGGGGGCTGACAGCTTTGAACAGGCGCTCCCATCTCGACAGCTGTCTCTCTGGCGCCGCTCCACCGCCTCCCCCGCTACCCCGCCAGCCTGGAGATAAAAAACATTTGCCCTCTTCTGACGCGGGCAGTGTTAAGtcgcgtctctctctcttttatccgAGCTTACCTCACCATAAAATAGAATAGTAGACACACCGCGAAAGGCATATATAGACGGTGTCAATATAGATACAATCAGATATCCTGTCCATGTTAAATACCTATAGGCACAGAGTAGGCCTCCTGCATTTGGCCCCCAATATAAGATAGAGGAATGACTCTAGAATCAAATGCTGACACATAAAACACATATGATAGCCTGCAGTATGATAGCCTGCAGTATGATAGCCTGCAGTATGATAGCTTACAGTATGATAGCTTACAGTATGATAGCCTTCAGTATGATAGCCTGCAGTATGATAGCTTACAGTATGATAGCCTTCAGTATGATAGCCTGCAGTATGATAGCTTACAGTATGATAGCCTTCAGTATGATAGCCTGCAGTATGATAGCTTACAGTATGATAGTCTACAGTATGATAGTCTACAGTATGATAGCTTGCAGTATGATAGCCTGCAGTATGATAGCCTACAGTATGATAGCTTGCAGTATGATAGTCTACAGTATGATAGTCTACAGTATGATAGCCTTCAGTATGATAGCTTGCAGTATGATAGCTTACAgtattatagtctacagtatgatAGCTTGCAGTATGATAGCTTGCAGTATGATAGCTTACAgtattatagtctacagtatgatAGCTTGCAGTATGATAGCTTGCAGTATGATAGCCTACAGTATGATAGCCTACAGTATGATAGCTTGCAGTATGATAGCCTACAGTATGATAGCCTACAGTATGATAGCCTGCAGTATGATAGCCTACAGTATGATAGCCTACAGTATACCTGGAAGCCAAAGGCACTTGTGACATGTGTATCTGTACATTATTCATTGACACCAATGAAGGATACATGTCAATAGTTTAAAGTGGCTCCCTCCCTTTcaccctctcctcttcatctgcactgatctttTGGAAAACCAGGTGTTGGCTTTCACCAGACCAGCTCCTTCAGATCAATGCAGGATGaggaaaggagacgaggagaggatgCCACTTTATACTATTGACATCTACTCCTAGAGATAGACTCACTAGTACTACCTACCCCCTTTCCCTCTGAGCCAAATATCAAATTGCCCAGGCTGTCTCAGCTTCACATGTGGTCTGtctagagagagagtgggagaaaatagagagagaaaagaggagaggagagagggaaaagaggagaaagagagaaaataggaggagagggggggaaagaggaggagaggccagACATCCCCATAACCACCCAGCTGAGAACCTGTGGTGTGGTTGTGTTTTGATTCCCGTGCCAacttctcagtgtgtgtgtgagagagagagagagagagagagagactgcctcccttctcagtgtgtgtgtgtgtgagagagagacttccTCCCGAGGGTTTGGCCGTGAGAAGTGGGTTACAGTAAGCTGTAAAATGCCTCACTGCTTTATGAACGACTTAGCTGATAATGATAGCTGTTTTCACAAAGGCATTTTAACTGGGGCTGCCGGCCTCAATCACCTGCCGCCTCACGATCCTACACTTCCTCGTTCAGCTTCAAAGAGGCCTGCGTATGATTATTtctattagtttatttgtattatATGATAAGTCTTCTGATAAGTCACGGCTGTAATGTCTTAGCTCAGGTCTACTAAAGATAAAGAAGCCGGTAAATATTGAAAAAGGTCAACTTACTTTTCTGAAACACCTCAAGATTAAACGGATCAGGAATATGACTGTTAAATGCTTTGCATATCTCGTTTCATCATCAGTAACTGCCTAACTGGGGATGTCAGAACCCTTTCAAGAGAGAGTGAACAGGGACACAACTCAGACATTCAAACTGTAGAGGGTAAAGATTAGCAGGAATGTCCTGAAAAACAAGAAAGAATCCAGCTAGTCTACAAGATGAAGCATGTAAAAAGCCTGTGGGCTAGATTAGTGACTGACGGTTAGCAATAAGAGTACTCTCTAGCGCTGAGAGTTGAGCAATGCTCTCACTTTtcccgcatgcacgcacacacacacacacacacacacacatcattacccatctcatatgtatatactgtattctatacaatCTATTGCATTTTAGCCTATGCAGCTCTGatattgctcatccatatatttatatattcttattccattcctttacacAGGTAGAATTGTTAGAtatcacttgttagatattgctgcactgtcggaactagaagcacaagcatttcactacactcacatctgctaaccatgtgtatgtgaccaattcaTTTCATTTGACCTGTGACCTGTAAGCACACATAGGTGACATAGTTCCCACAGTTGGTGAGTCAGAACGATTAACCAACTCACACTTCTCGTTTCCTTTCCCAGAAGAAGATGATGAAGATGACgacgaagaggaggaggaagaggaggaggacgatgaCGACTCAGACGGCGAAGAGATCGATGTGGTCACTGTGGAGAAGCGCCGTGGCTTGTCGCCCATGGCGACTGGCACGGTCACCATCTCGGTGCGGTCGAAGACGGGCACCGCTTCAGGGGCCGTGGCCTCGTCTGGTGTCGTGAGCCGATTCGTCAGCAACCGGGGGTCTGCGGGGTCAAACTGTCACGGGCAGGAGTTGATCCTCAAGCGGAGCTCGGTCCACCAGCAGCAGCACAACTACGCCGCTCCCTCGCCGTACGCCTCTGACGACGACCACGCGCCCCCCTCCAAGAAACACAAGTCCTCTAATGCTCCTCGTCAATACTCCCGTGCCCCCTCTTCATCATCGCCATCATCCTCCACATTCTGCGGCTCCCTGACTGTGCCATCATCAACAATGCCGGGTTCTAGATCCAAACGCCACACCAGCGGTGCCAGTAGCCCACGCGGCGGCTCCTCCGGTAACTCCGACTCAGAAGACTCCGAACGGCGGCGAAACCACAACATCCTGGAACGCCAGCGGCGCAACGACCTGCGCTCAAGTTTCCTAACGCTCCGCGATCATGTGCCCGAGCTGGCGAGGAACGAGAAGGCGGCCAAGGTGCTGATCTTGAAGAAAGCGGCGGAGTATGTGTCGTCGCTGGAAACGGACGAACTGCAGCTGACTCAGGAGAAGGATAGGCTGCAGGCGCGGAGGCAACAGCTGATGAAGCGACTCGAGCAGGCCAGGACTTGCTAAGACTTTTTAGTGGCACATGacgcatacatatacacacagacatagacacacacacacacacacatatatatacacacagacatagacacacacacatatataaaaaatgcttttcttaaaactgcattgttggttaagggcttgtaagtaagcatttcactgtaaggttgtattcggtaatacctgttgtattcggcgcatgtaacaaataaaatttgatttgatttgatatatttgATATATACACAcggacatagacacacacacacacatatacacactcagacacacccagatgacccccctccccctcgcTTTGTCTCAacttatatatatgtatatacacacacatgcgcgcgcgcgcacacacacacacacacacacgcgcacacacacacacacacacgtgagcgACAAATGACGGGGTGGACGGGACATTCACTGACGCCactttttttgcacatttgttgaCGTTAAGAATGTTTAGGGTTCTACGTTTTTCAATCCTGTCACATTGAGAAGAAGGAAAGAAGAGAATAGAAcgagggaggagaaggaaagaagagagggagaacgctCCTCTTGGTCCTATCTCTATTTCTTGTTGTTTCTTGTTTCTTGTTGTACTCAATGTGGCACTTATAGCCCTAACCCAAACCAGGTGACTTTCAAAGGGGTCATGTTCATGAGGGCACATCgtggcaaaatgttttgcaacggaaagTGAAAATAAGCATTTCTCAATGGACACGATCAGGTATTCCCTctctgtttcagtccgttttgcTCCATTGTgtgcctaatgaatacacacTGGGCATAGCGTCAGAGCTGGTTGGAGAGTTCAAAGTTCACACTTAGTAGCAGAAAATGCTTTCTACGCCTTCACCACTGCAAACGGAAGACACTAGTACACCAGGAAACCACGGTATAATGTGCACCTTGCTAGCCGACACTTTTGTAAATAACAGTACTGTAAATAACAGACAAATACACTCAGAATCTGccttgttttatatacatttttatctttgagtttttatacattttatgtCCAAAAGCTGCCAATAACTAGACTGGAAACTTTATAAAAAAAGTACTGCAATGCCTCGAGGGCAACGAAACTTTGTAatataaattttttttttttcttcctgcttTGTATTGTACAATGATTCTAATTCTATACCTTTATTACCCTTTAGTGTGACTGTGATACACGCTTGATAGTTATATTTTCGTACGGAAAATGAGTTCTCGGTAGATATCTCTTTATCGCGTCCTTTTTTCTTCCTCTATCAAAaatttctctttatttctctccattTGTTTAAATATTTGTAACTGTCGGGTGCATAGAACTTTCTGGGTGAACGGATATaagatgtattttttttcattCGTATAATTTACATGTAGTGCTCCAACTCAGCACTTTGAAATACCTCATTTTGACAAATAAATAGACATTGAAAATAAACCCCTCTGTGTGTGGACATGAATCATTCATCGTCACTGATACTGTGAACAACACATCAGGGGAAGTATttcaatatctctgtctctctgtatgtctctctttctgactgtctcactcactcactcactcactcactcactcactcactcactcactcactcactcacaattTCAATTAAAGAAGCTTTATTATCATGAAAAATGTGAGAagtaacattgccaaagcaaccGTAGTAGAATATAAATCTATGCCAGGTTTGTgtactgtttctgtctgtctgtctgtctgtctgtctgtctgtctgtctgtctgtctgtgtgtctgtctgtctgtctgtctgtctgtctgtctgtctgtctgtctgtctgtctgtctgtctgtctgtctgtctgtctctgtctgtctgtctgtctgtctgagtaggGGTTGTATCATTAAAGGTcaactccaccacttttcaacctcagtTTCATCATCTCCATCACAATACCAgtgtcaacatatgtgaaaacagcGCATTTCTACATTTTGTAGAAAGAAATATAAAGAAATGAAAGAATTTGAAAAACAATGATTTTTAAAACTATGAGATACGCGGGGAcgtggggagcaagaaaataccctccctcGATCTAGAAACTAGTTGTAGGTTTTGAAAATCATTGTTTTTCttacttttaatcctaccctgtgatgtcacagagaagcattttttttaggacttttcttcttctctttttaaccacagatcatagaatcGCCTAGTTTTCACATGTAGACACTGGTGTGGTGCGGGAGATAATGAAAAttggtggaattgccctttaagaGCCCCATCCAGCTCCTGTCTTACCCATCTCTGTTTATTTGACTGCCCTGACAGACTAGTGTCTGTCTCTCAAAGGGAAAGAGCTGAGTCCTAAGAATCCATTGCCTCAGCAATCTATATAAATCTCACCAGAACCACTCGCACACACACTTCAAGTGGATATGAAAACACACACTCTGCTCTTCCAACATCTTTCGCCACCGTTGCCATGGAAACTGGCTCAGCTGCGGAGTGGCAGGCAGCGAGCGTGAGTGAgtgttttgatttatttatttgtgtgtgtgtgtgtgtgtgtgtgtgtttcagtgtgcatgtgtgtatttcTCTGTTTTAGTGTGTGCATGTGATTTCTGTGTCCCTGCTCATGTGTGGCCGGTCTACtgatctctcttccctcctctccgcTACAATACCAGAGCAACGCTGAATACTATTTACTAACATCAACCACATGGCTCTCATCCCCTTCTCTTTCCTCCCCCttccccaccctctcctctcgccCATCCCTCCTCTCGCCACGCTCTACTTCAGCCAGCCACGtgtcacacacacctctctctggaGTCTGGTCAACACCCTTTCTCTCTGGAGTCTGGTCAACACCCTTTCTCTCTGGAGTCTGGTCAACACCCTTTCTCTCTGGAGTCTGGTCAACACCCTTTCTCTCTGGAGTCCGGTCAACACCCTTTCTCTCTGGAGTCTGGTCAACACCCTTTCTCTCTGGAGTCTGGTCAACACCCTTTCTCTCTGGAGTCTGGTCAACACCCTTTCTCTCTGGAGTCTGGTCAACACCCTTTCTCTCTGGAGTCTGGTCAACACCCTTTCTCTCTGGAGTCTGGTCAACACCCTTTCTCTCTGGAGTCCGGTCAACACCCTTTCTCTCTGGAGTCCGGTCAACACCCTTTCTCTCTGGAGTCTGGCCAACACCCTTTCTCTCTGGAGTCTGGTCAACACCCTTTCTCTCTGGAGTCTGGTCAACACCCTTTCTCTCTGGAGTCTGGTCAACACCCTTTCTCTCTGGAGTCTGGTCAACACCCTTTCTCTCTGGAATCTCCATCCCAAAGAGGGATGCAGATTTTGAGGGCCACTGTCATAAAAAAGACATGTCTACATTGTATATTTGTTTGTGGCTTTGTGTACTCTCTCTGTGTCAAGTTATCCCTCTTTGACTAGGAACTGAATGTTCTTGTTGAATTCCTGAAAAGAGAGTGCAGTATGGGGACAAATGACTTAGTTTAGGATTCCACCATGCTGGGATTGAGACACCTggagttggggggggggtctTACTGTCTGGTGGATTACATAACAGGGGTCtggtgtctttgtgtgtgtgtgtgtgtgtgtatcctcagGGAGTCATCCCGTACCATCTGCTAATGGTTTATATCTTATCCTGCCTGgttataagggttaaggttaagggttaggccTGGCTGGGTTTATATCTTATCCTGCCTGgttataagggttaaggttaagggttagacCTGGCTGGGTTTATATCTTATCCTGCCTGgttataagggttaaggttaagagtTAGGCCTGGCTGGGTTTATATATTATCCTGCCTGgttataagggttaaggttaagggttaggccTGGCTGGGTTTATATCTTATCCTGCCTGGTTATAAGAgttaaggttaagggttagacCTGGCTGGGTTTATATCTTATCCTGCCTGgttataagggttaaggttaagagtTAGGCCTGGCTGGGTTTATATATTATCCTGCCTGCCTGGTTATGGGTGAAAACAACCTTTTTGGGCAATAACACATACAATTGTATGAGACTGTATGGATTATGAAAAACAATGATTTACATTTGAGAATACAGATGTGAGGCTGGCATACATGTCCTAAAAtgttatgtacacacacacacacacacacacacacacacacacacacacacacacacacacacacacacacacacacacacacacacacacacacacacacacacacacacacacacacacacacacacacacacacagacacacacacatccacactgtACCCTCACACTTGTGTTACAGTGAAGCTGCTCTTCTTCCTGACATGAGGCTAATTGTTTATGTTGTGAAGCTGAAGTCCCTGGCCAGCAGTCTCCTGCATTAAGCAGACATATGGCCTGGGCTTCTCCCTGATTAATACACATTATCCCCCTCCCTAccagcctgtctgcctgcctgtctgtctgtttctctctgtctgtctgtttgcttgtctgtgtctgtctgcctgcctgcctctctctctctctctctctctgtgtaagcctgcctgcctgcctgcctgcctgcctgcctgcctgcctgcctgcctgtctgtctgtctgtctgcctgtctggaacatctacatttaaaaagtctaataaatccatgtgatatagtacaccttcacaataaatccattatttattttagacaggtctaaaaaaacatgatataaaggaaatgtagtctatttcagaaggacagaatagcatactctgagttgtccttatgttaggtcctgatctggctatacCATAtgactgtgggctacactagttcaatTAGCAGACAAggtttgcttagaattccgtggcattattttatagtatgaagaatacaatttaacaaagctgaataaaatacaaaggatattttctccaaattatttgagggagtgcgcatgGCTATTCTGTCTTGAGCGGTTAACCaagaaataggtattcctatatgcttaatttagagttactaataaaactttagttgttctacaaatgttggtctatatgtttagatgtttaatacattgtaaggctgcatgatgcaactctaatgatgatttgaaaaaagttgcttgaaaggcatgagctctgctttgtttttttgcgcaggctgtacacactatatcagtctctcattcacaatttgacaagcacttgaaaATGTCTAGAATTTCacagcggcatcccctttgtgtggccgtgaTGCACCCTAAaacaaatccatgccttttgcggccagtggcctttgtgcccttctccctgagtgctgcgtgcttcatcacgtgattgggtctttctcacaggctaaaaGGGAAGACAggcacatcggggacgcaactgctaaactattaggctatttcttcacattataagcgcagcactGCCCACATGGTAGGAGGTTATAAGCGTGAAagttccattagcggaaaacagcattatcaaaagtgaccgcaaatgcaattatgcatgtaatgcttttattataaaggtgcatttttatggtgaaaattatcttcaccaaacttgaaactcacgcgctgcttatgtatgccagttaggctctactccccttgtaaagcggattaatgtgcttcattttaagaagttatttgaccactttagttgtgatacaaaccttattaaaacatgtaggcctatgggctagtctacatgaggtgtgcgactatgattctaaaaagttgcaaaaaaagccattgtttcttatgctgggcacaagtgataatatattaGTTACAAGTGATAgggtaatattgtcacccatcagactattaatCATCtatttacatatactaaattatacatgtgtgaaatttgttttgatttagaatggacacCTATCATGCActtgtctcgaaacaggggcagcggaaaaaataaatgtcatctatgtacttaaatagcgaatggaggacgcttttccccgtggtttattttcatgccagccaggtaggctatactcctgttgtaatataagcaatgtgcttaatattaggaaagttgagaaatgaATAcattaggcctagcctatagaaagctgatgggatccttctctttttagtagaggccatcaatCTGTTTTCTTGCGCAATTGCATAGACTattgaaatgttgcacaacataagctcatgggctctcatgaagtgtttgattagattttcgaataCATTTGAGTGGATGTCAGAATGATtaaagggacaatagagtgctgagtaccaggcagttagcaagtttggtaggctactaatgaccatcagcagcatcagagcttggagaagcctaattactgtgactaaacggtgcatgaaaacacacacagcgTGCCAGGGTAGTTActttgcgtgtgtttgtgtgtcttacAGGTCCATTTGATACCATTACAACTAGCACCACTGACAACACTGTttatgtaaccggtgtgaaatggctagctagttagcggggtgtgcgctaatagcgtttcaatcggtgacgtcactcgctctgagaccttgaagtagctG
It encodes the following:
- the LOC115175070 gene encoding N-myc proto-oncogene protein isoform X1, which translates into the protein MPAIVSKNSDMEFDSLQPCFYPGEDDFYFCGPDSAPPGEDIWKKFELLPTPPLSPSRAALPGELAFASGGDRGDSAAGSMGFGLGDPLGCDWASELLFLPEDDIWGASDGDLFGGCSALYSNPNSIIIQDCMWSGFSAREKLQRVVTEKLGKAISTATACGVSKHVTTAAAITTKAPELSVDPTIVFPFPINKRNGSSSSRCPPGTAPATTAHCSAEETPSDSEEDDEDDDEEEEEEEEDDDDSDGEEIDVVTVEKRRGLSPMATGTVTISVRSKTGTASGAVASSGVVSRFVSNRGSAGSNCHGQELILKRSSVHQQQHNYAAPSPYASDDDHAPPSKKHKSSNAPRQYSRAPSSSSPSSSTFCGSLTVPSSTMPGSRSKRHTSGASSPRGGSSGNSDSEDSERRRNHNILERQRRNDLRSSFLTLRDHVPELARNEKAAKVLILKKAAEYVSSLETDELQLTQEKDRLQARRQQLMKRLEQARTC
- the LOC115175070 gene encoding N-myc proto-oncogene protein isoform X2; this translates as MPAIVSKNSDMEFDSLQPCFYPGEDDFYFCGPDSAPPGEDIWKKFELLPTPPLSPSRAALPGELAFASGGDRGDSAAGSMGFGLGDPLGCDWASELLFLPEDDIWGASDGDLFGGCSALYSNPNSIIIQDCMWSGFSAREKLQRVVTEKLGKAISTATACGVSKHVTTAAAITTKAPELSVDPTIVFPFPINKRNGSSSSRCPPGTAPATTAHCSAEETPSDSEDDEDDDEEEEEEEEDDDDSDGEEIDVVTVEKRRGLSPMATGTVTISVRSKTGTASGAVASSGVVSRFVSNRGSAGSNCHGQELILKRSSVHQQQHNYAAPSPYASDDDHAPPSKKHKSSNAPRQYSRAPSSSSPSSSTFCGSLTVPSSTMPGSRSKRHTSGASSPRGGSSGNSDSEDSERRRNHNILERQRRNDLRSSFLTLRDHVPELARNEKAAKVLILKKAAEYVSSLETDELQLTQEKDRLQARRQQLMKRLEQARTC